The Tistrella mobilis genome window below encodes:
- a CDS encoding efflux RND transporter periplasmic adaptor subunit: MSRSMLAGLVLVVAAGLAGGWFLLAEPRPAPAAPVWPATKVALATAERVTVPRRFQGVGEVEAVRQVLLAAETSGRITGIDFISGEAVKAGTLLVQLNDAVERAELRQNLARLRNAEARLGRLRGLVERNAASRERLDDALAERDGAAAAVARTRALIDQKAIRAPFDGVVGIRRVHPGQYLETGAPVASLVDTRLFRINFTLDEQALPELLLGQRVEVAVDPWPDQLFVAEITAIDPLIGDARMVRIQATLPDREGRLKAGMFAGVRVVRPSGPPALVVPETAITYTAYGDSVFVARADPARGLVATRVAVEVGARWDGRAEIVSGLADGDRVVTSGQVRLADGMAVEPVERDTLEVRP, encoded by the coding sequence ATGTCTCGCAGCATGCTTGCAGGGCTTGTCCTGGTCGTAGCAGCCGGCCTTGCCGGCGGCTGGTTTCTGCTGGCGGAGCCCCGACCCGCGCCGGCGGCCCCGGTCTGGCCGGCGACGAAGGTGGCGCTGGCCACGGCCGAACGGGTGACGGTACCGCGGCGCTTTCAGGGGGTGGGAGAGGTCGAGGCCGTTCGCCAGGTGCTGCTGGCGGCTGAAACCAGCGGTCGGATCACCGGCATCGACTTCATCTCGGGCGAGGCGGTCAAAGCCGGCACGCTGCTGGTGCAACTGAACGATGCGGTGGAACGGGCAGAGCTGCGGCAGAACCTGGCCCGGCTGCGCAATGCCGAAGCCCGTCTCGGCCGCCTACGGGGGCTGGTCGAGCGCAATGCCGCCTCACGCGAGCGGCTGGATGACGCATTGGCCGAGCGCGACGGCGCAGCGGCCGCCGTGGCGCGGACCCGGGCGCTGATCGATCAGAAGGCGATCCGCGCCCCGTTCGACGGGGTTGTCGGCATCCGCAGGGTTCATCCGGGCCAGTATCTGGAAACCGGTGCCCCGGTGGCGAGCCTGGTCGACACCAGATTGTTTCGGATCAATTTTACCCTCGACGAGCAGGCGCTGCCGGAATTGCTGCTCGGGCAGCGGGTGGAAGTTGCAGTCGACCCCTGGCCCGATCAGCTGTTCGTGGCCGAGATCACAGCCATCGACCCGTTGATCGGTGACGCCCGGATGGTCCGGATCCAGGCGACGCTGCCCGACCGCGAGGGGCGGCTCAAGGCCGGGATGTTCGCCGGCGTGCGGGTGGTGAGGCCCTCCGGGCCCCCGGCGCTGGTGGTGCCGGAGACCGCCATCACCTATACCGCCTATGGCGACAGCGTGTTCGTGGCGCGCGCCGATCCGGCACGCGGGCTGGTCGCGACCCGGGTGGCGGTCGAGGTGGGGGCGCGTTGGGACGGGCGTGCCGAGATCGTCTCAGGGCTCGCCGATGGCGACCGGGTGGTGACCTCGGGCCAGGTGCGGCTGGCAGACGGCATGGCGGTCGAGCCGGTCGAGCGGGACACGCTGGAGGTGCGGCCGTGA
- a CDS encoding MexW/MexI family multidrug efflux RND transporter permease subunit encodes MSFTDIFVRRPVLALVVSMLILLCGAVSLGQLPIRQYPALESATITVTTDYPGASAELMQGFVTQPITQAVSSVEGIDYLSSSSVQGRSTVTIRMELNRDSTRAMTEVMAKVSSVRYRLPEAAYDPVIERSAGDSTAVAYVGFSSDTLPMPALTDYLSRVVEPMFSGIDGVAKVQVFGGQKLAMRLWLDPDRLAARGLTGADVAAAIRANNVQAAPGRLDGLYVLSDLSVDTDLTDVAGFRDMVIRDDARGLVRLGDVGTVELGAASTQTSAVMDGEPAVFLGLFPTPAGNPLVIVDGIRDLLPAIGRTLPPDVRVDLAYETAGFIQASIDEVLHTLAEALVIVVAVIFLCLGSLRSVLIPVVTIPLSMLGAAALMLSFGFSLNLLTLLAMVLAIGLVVDDAIVVVENIHRHIEDGRTAFEAALIGAREVAGPVVAMTLTLAAVYAPIGLMGGLTGALFREFALTLAGAVVVSGVVALTLSPVMSALLLTAKTHESRIAQATERVFGTLTRGYGRLLGLSLRHRWATGLVALGVCLSLPLLYQMPARELAPVEDQASVLAAVKSPQHASLAYAERFAARLDEVFAAMPETVGTWIINGTDGPAASFGGANLSRWEARNRTASEVQAGLQQAVAAVEGSAIFVFQPAPLPGSTGGLPVQMVLRTAEPHDVLYRTVDEIKQRARESGLFVVVDGDLNYDRPVVQVSVDRNKAASLGIAMADIGETLAVLVGENYVNRFAMAGRSYDVIPQSLRAGRLTPDALGSQFLRSRDGTLVPLRAVAEISMRVEPNRLGQFDQQNAATIQTIPMPGVSMGQAVAFLDGEARTLPAGFSHDWQSDSRQYVQEGASLAMAFLAALVVIYLVLAAQYESLIDPLIILITVPLSICGALAPLAMGAATLNIYTQIGLVTLIGLIAKHGILMVEFANELQLHHGLARREAIRRAAEIRLRPVLMTTAAMVFGLVPLLFAAGAGAASRFGLGAVIVSGMMIGTLFTLFVLPTVYTVLARDHRPRRAIEPHGGTVQERGASKTS; translated from the coding sequence GTGAGCTTCACCGACATTTTTGTCCGCCGGCCGGTGCTGGCGCTGGTGGTCAGCATGCTGATCCTGCTCTGCGGCGCGGTCTCGCTCGGCCAGTTGCCGATCCGGCAGTATCCGGCGCTGGAGAGCGCCACGATCACCGTCACCACCGACTATCCCGGGGCCTCGGCCGAACTGATGCAGGGCTTCGTCACCCAGCCGATCACCCAGGCGGTCTCGTCGGTGGAGGGGATCGACTATCTCTCTTCGTCCTCCGTGCAGGGGCGGAGCACGGTGACGATCCGGATGGAGCTGAACCGCGACTCGACCCGGGCGATGACCGAGGTGATGGCCAAAGTGTCGTCGGTCCGCTACCGCCTGCCCGAAGCGGCCTATGATCCGGTGATCGAGCGCTCGGCAGGCGATTCGACGGCCGTGGCCTATGTCGGCTTCTCCAGCGATACCCTGCCGATGCCGGCCTTGACCGACTATCTGTCACGGGTGGTGGAGCCGATGTTCTCGGGCATCGATGGTGTCGCCAAGGTCCAGGTCTTCGGCGGTCAGAAGCTGGCCATGCGGCTCTGGCTCGATCCGGACCGGCTGGCGGCGCGCGGGCTGACGGGGGCCGACGTGGCGGCCGCGATCCGGGCCAACAATGTCCAGGCCGCTCCCGGGCGTCTGGACGGGCTTTATGTGCTCTCGGACCTTTCGGTCGATACCGACCTCACCGACGTCGCCGGCTTCCGTGACATGGTGATCCGCGATGATGCCCGGGGGCTGGTCCGGCTGGGCGATGTCGGCACGGTCGAGCTGGGCGCCGCCTCCACCCAGACCAGCGCGGTGATGGATGGCGAACCGGCGGTGTTCCTCGGGCTGTTCCCGACGCCTGCCGGCAACCCGCTGGTGATCGTCGACGGCATCCGCGACCTGCTGCCTGCGATCGGCAGGACTCTGCCGCCCGATGTCCGCGTCGACCTTGCCTACGAGACTGCCGGCTTCATCCAGGCCTCGATCGACGAGGTGCTGCACACCCTGGCCGAGGCACTGGTGATCGTGGTGGCGGTGATTTTCCTCTGTCTCGGTTCGTTGCGCAGCGTGCTGATCCCGGTGGTGACCATTCCGCTGTCGATGCTGGGGGCGGCGGCCCTGATGCTGTCCTTCGGCTTCAGCCTGAACCTGCTTACTCTGCTCGCCATGGTGCTGGCGATCGGCCTGGTGGTCGATGATGCGATCGTGGTGGTCGAGAATATCCATCGCCATATCGAGGACGGGCGTACAGCTTTCGAGGCCGCGCTGATCGGCGCCCGCGAGGTGGCGGGGCCGGTGGTGGCAATGACCCTGACGCTCGCTGCGGTCTATGCGCCGATCGGGCTGATGGGCGGGTTGACCGGAGCGCTGTTCCGGGAATTCGCCCTGACGCTGGCCGGAGCGGTGGTCGTCTCGGGCGTGGTGGCGCTCACCCTCTCGCCGGTGATGAGTGCGCTGCTGCTGACGGCGAAAACCCACGAGAGCCGGATCGCGCAGGCGACTGAACGGGTCTTCGGCACGCTCACCCGCGGCTATGGGCGCCTGCTCGGCCTGTCGCTCCGCCATCGCTGGGCGACCGGGCTGGTGGCGCTGGGGGTCTGTCTCAGCCTGCCGCTGCTCTATCAGATGCCGGCGCGGGAGCTTGCGCCGGTCGAGGATCAGGCTTCGGTGCTGGCGGCAGTCAAGTCACCCCAGCATGCCAGTCTCGCCTATGCTGAACGGTTTGCGGCCCGGTTGGACGAGGTGTTTGCGGCGATGCCCGAGACGGTCGGCACCTGGATCATCAACGGCACCGACGGACCGGCGGCCAGCTTCGGCGGCGCCAACCTCTCCCGCTGGGAGGCCCGCAACCGTACAGCCTCGGAGGTTCAGGCCGGGCTGCAGCAGGCGGTGGCTGCGGTGGAGGGCAGTGCGATCTTCGTCTTTCAGCCGGCACCGCTGCCGGGCTCGACGGGCGGGTTGCCGGTGCAGATGGTGCTGCGCACAGCCGAGCCCCATGACGTGCTCTACCGGACCGTGGACGAGATCAAGCAGCGGGCGCGGGAGAGCGGGCTGTTCGTGGTGGTCGATGGCGACCTGAATTACGACCGGCCCGTGGTGCAGGTATCGGTCGACCGGAACAAGGCGGCGAGCCTTGGGATCGCCATGGCCGATATCGGTGAAACGCTGGCGGTGCTGGTGGGCGAGAACTACGTCAACCGCTTCGCCATGGCCGGCCGGTCCTATGACGTGATTCCGCAGAGCCTCAGGGCCGGGCGGCTGACCCCGGACGCCCTCGGCAGCCAGTTCCTGCGCAGCCGCGACGGCACGCTGGTGCCGCTTCGGGCGGTGGCGGAGATATCGATGCGGGTGGAGCCCAATCGGCTGGGCCAGTTCGACCAGCAGAACGCCGCCACCATTCAGACGATCCCGATGCCCGGCGTTTCGATGGGACAGGCGGTCGCATTTCTCGACGGCGAGGCGCGGACATTGCCGGCCGGGTTCAGTCATGACTGGCAGTCGGATTCCCGTCAATACGTCCAGGAAGGCGCGAGCCTGGCCATGGCCTTCCTGGCGGCCCTGGTGGTGATCTACCTGGTGCTGGCGGCCCAGTATGAGAGCCTGATCGATCCGTTGATCATTCTGATCACGGTACCTTTGTCGATCTGCGGTGCGCTGGCGCCGCTGGCGATGGGGGCGGCCACACTCAACATCTATACCCAGATCGGCCTCGTCACCCTGATCGGGTTGATCGCCAAGCACGGCATTCTGATGGTCGAATTCGCCAATGAGCTGCAGCTGCATCATGGGCTGGCGCGGCGCGAGGCGATCCGGCGTGCGGCGGAG